The stretch of DNA ACAAAGCCTCTACACATATAACACCAGATCACCAGCTCCCCGAATCGGTCAACCTAATAACCTATTAACCAGTTTTATATTGCGCAACAAATTAGATTCCTCCTAAAACTGAAGCACTGACTTTACCGTACAAGCTCATGTGTTAACAAAATTACAAACAATCAAATTCGCACGCATTGAGAAGAAATAACTCACTGGAAGATGCGGCCCTGGTACTCGCCACCTCCCTTCGCCGCCGCGGCCACCGCCACCGCACCAGACGCGGCCGTCTTCGACCGAAGGCAGACGGAATGGATCCCGACGGCGTCGGGGTACAATCCACAGAGGAACTGCAGCGACTTGCTGCTCTCCGGCCTGGAGATGTCGACGTGGAGGAAGAGCTGGCTGATTGACCCGCTCACCCCGCCTGCGCCGTCGGAGCCGTCGGAGTCAGAGTCGGCGCCGGGGGGCATGATGTTGGAGAGCCTGGCGACGGAGATGGAGATCTCCTCACCGGCCTCGCCGTAGCTGCGGCGGAGCACGGGGCCCGAAGTCTGGTCCAGGGCGCCCTTGACGATGGTGTAGGGCTTGGGCGGGCTGATCTTGGGCGGGGGCGTCATTTTGGAGACCTCGAGGTAGTGCTCCTTGAGGGAGCGGAGGAGGATGGAGTTCACGGCCGAGGAGGACGCGACTGCGGTGGCTGCGGCGGAGGAGCGTGGCCGTGGTGAGTTGGAGAGGGCGCGGCGAAGGAGCGCCGTGGCGGCGGagggggcggcgcggcggagcaTCCTGGCGAGGCGGAGAGAAGGGTTTAGGGGTTACTGCGGATGGGGAATTATGCGGTTTGTTTGTCTGTTTATTTTCGTCCAGTGGAAATTACGGCTGCTAATGACATGTGGGCCGAATGGTACAGTT from Triticum urartu cultivar G1812 chromosome 3, Tu2.1, whole genome shotgun sequence encodes:
- the LOC125544915 gene encoding uncharacterized protein LOC125544915, whose product is MLRRAAPSAATALLRRALSNSPRPRSSAAATAVASSSAVNSILLRSLKEHYLEVSKMTPPPKISPPKPYTIVKGALDQTSGPVLRRSYGEAGEEISISVARLSNIMPPGADSDSDGSDGAGGVSGSISQLFLHVDISRPESSKSLQFLCGLYPDAVGIHSVCLRSKTAASGAVAVAAAAKGGGEYQGRIFQELDEKVRDAFHFYIEARGINEKLFPFLQAWLYVKDHRNLIRWFKSVGAVINEPKPE